From one Anopheles bellator chromosome 1, idAnoBellAS_SP24_06.2, whole genome shotgun sequence genomic stretch:
- the LOC131205673 gene encoding uncharacterized protein LOC131205673, translating into MDGVAVPEYLDEVFLQKTLANGMALQSPKILDHSITRATANGDNYLSDVFRIVARFRDGTDGEEQTVSLIVKCLPSTGTRAPMLEELQVFEKEVTMFQRVVPRLSELMVNRERFAARCFYAPTVPERAIVFEDLVALGFRSANRQAGLDYEHCALVMRKIGQFHAASMRFAEQEADLLRDRFSYGIFRPTQTDTSADLGRMFENGLVSLIKVAKTRWLDFDQTIVAKLERLAPVYVDRLRQCVLQDCETDDGRGFRVLNHGDLWSNNMLFRYDPQTPSIVVDVMFVDLQLSVYSSPGVDLNYALANCPNYEARSRLDELIEVYYRSFSDTLRQLHYRLVPSLAQVRREIRRMEFFSLVCIVSILPIVLMDKTDELVADFDSLFDEQKSERAREIQYNGANYQRIVRPMLVEFNRRQLLD; encoded by the coding sequence atGGACGGTGTCGCCGTGCCAGAGTACCTCGACGAGGTGTTCCTCCAGAAGACGCTCGCCAACGGGATGGCACTGCAGAGTCCGAAAATTCTCGACCACAGCATCACACGGGCCACGGCGAACGGGGACAACTACCTGAGTGATGTGTTTCGGATCGTGGCCCGGTTCCGTGACGGGACCGACGGTGAAGAGCAAACGGTTTCACTGATCGTTAAGTGCCTACCGAGCACCGGCACACGCGCACCGATGCTGGAGGAGCTGCAAGTGTTCGAAAAGGAGGTCACCATGTTCCAGCGCGTCGTGCCAAGGCTGTCGGAGTTGATGGTGAACCGGGAGCGGTTTGCTGCCCGGTGTTTCTACGCCCCAACCGTGCCGGAGCGTGCGATTGTATTCGAGGATCTGGTGGCGCTCGGATTTCGATCCGCTAACCGGCAGGCCGGACTCGACTATGAGCACTGCGCGCTGGTTATGCGGAAAATCGGTCAATTTCATGCCGCTTCGATGCGGTTCGCCGAACAGGAGGCGGATTTGTTGCGCGATCGGTTCAGCTACGGTATCTTTCGGCCGACGCAGACCGACACTTCGGCCGATCTGGGAAGGATGTTCGAGAACGGGTTGGTATCGCTGATCAAGGTAGCGAAAACGCGGTGGCTAGACTTTGACCAAACCATCGTCGCCAAGCTCGAGCGTCTGGCCCCGGTGTACGTGGACCGGCTGCGCCAGTGCGTGTTGCAGGACTGCGaaacggacgacggacggggTTTTCGGGTGCTGAACCACGGCGATCTCTGGTCGAACAATATGCTGTTCCGGTACGATCCTCAAACACCgagcatcgtcgtcgatgtGATGTTTGTCGATCTGCAGCTCAGCGTGTACTCGAGCCCGGGAGTGGACCTCAACTATGCGCTCGCGAACTGTCCCAACTACGAGGCACGCTCGCGGCTGGACGAACTGATCGAGGTGTACTACCGTTCGTTCAGTGACACCCTGCGGCAGCTCCACTACCGCCTTGTGCCGTCGCTGGCGCAAGTGCGGCGCGAAATACGTCGCATGGAGTTCTTCTCGCTGGTGTGCATCGTCTCGATTCTACCGATCGTGCTGATGGACAAAACGGACGAGCTCGTGGCGGACTTTGACAGTCTGTTCGACGAACAAAAGTCGGAAAGGGCGCGCGAAATACAGTACAACGGTGCCAACTACCAGCGCATCGTACGCCCAATGCTGGTGGAATTCAACCGTCGGCAGTTGCTGGACTAA